A window of Falco rusticolus isolate bFalRus1 chromosome 18, bFalRus1.pri, whole genome shotgun sequence genomic DNA:
TCCTTTTGCAGAAGGGTGGGCGATGGACTTTGTAGCAGCTACTTGACAGGGTcctggggttttgggttttgttcaaGGGATCAGGTTTTGGGGGCTCTGGATAGAGCTTCTCTTGAGGCTCAAATGCTTTCCCATCCCCCCATCCCAAGTGGCCTACGCTACACCAGGAAGATCTCTAAGTCTATCCCAAGCATGAAAAAAGGGTTGAGCACTTTTGattgaaaaaatattgtcattatttttctgtatggaAGAATTAAGTGGTGTCAGTGAATTCTTTGGGAATATGACACATCATGCAGCAATgctcttttctttattcttttatcAGGGCTCAACAGTATCCAGGGAAGCAAGCGATAAAGAGAAGGTATGGACCATCCCTGGCcagcctttccttcctcctggtGGTTGGAAGCAGATGGGATCCAACTGACTTCCCTTTTCCAAAGGGGTATTGAACAGGGGATATTAATTGGGCCCTGAGTGATAACCTGATTTTGTGCCACCTTTCAGGCTGTGCCCgctcttcctgctctgttaTGTTGACACTACCAGGAGTGGGGGGAGCTTCCTGCGGGACAATTCCACAAGCACCAAAACCCTCATTAGTGCCAGGGTGTCTTTATGGAAAGATTTCTCCATAGCACTCCCCGAGTACCAAACTGAGTCAGATCAGCAGTTAGCTTTCACATCAGGTGCTTTTATAAACCGGACCAGGTCCTCTCAAATTCTTTGTGCTTCTCAGCGTGTTCATCAGTTTGGTTCCTGGTGCCGTTAGGGGAACTGGTGACTTAAGAATCCTGCCCCTGCAAAACTTTGGCTGTGACGCTGCCATGAAAAGCCCTGTTGAAATCACAGCAGGAACTGATGGTACTACGTGTTTTGCCCCTGGGATTTTCAGGTTTGGGACTGCGGAGTAGGTCTACTGCAGCCTGCCCTAAAATTAGATCTCTGGCGTGAGCCAAGGAACTTCCATTTACACGGAATGCTCTGGCGTCAAGGCACGGCTTCATCGTGCCCAAGTGTCTCCGGCTTGCTGGCTGTTTATTCTCTAGCTTTTTCTGCTTAGGCAGTTTGTCTCAGACCATTCATATTAGAGCTATATAAAGCTACCACATGCTCGTATGTCATtctaagaacaaaataatttaattttcaattgcACAAAGGGGTTGTATGTTCTTCCATATCCCTGAGGAGTCTTCAGGGGCTGCTGCAAGCAGATTCCTCAAAAAGcagtggttttaattttttcctcgAGTCTTTAGGGagggaagcattttttttaattttttttttttcaagccttCACCCcttgctcccccccccccaggtcaGAAGCCAACAAAatgaatttcttttctattctggGAGCTGGTCGGACTGTCTCTGGCTGGAGCCCAACTGTCAAAGCTTTCAGCCTGCAGCATGCCTTCCCGGCAGTCTTTAAAGTTGAGTTGCTCTCCGTGTCTCCCTTCAGTTTCCCCGTAGGTGCAGCTCAGCACGTGGATTCGCTGGCAGATACTGTGCTCTGCCTGATGCCGTTTTCAGACTTAGTGGACAGGCCGAGCCACTTCACTAACGGCCCTGATGCAGCCCCACACTTGACGAGAGTCTCTGTGCAATCCCCATATTGCTCATGGATCTGGGTACAGCCCTCCCCCAAGAAGCGGGGGGGGAGGTTGGACAGTTTGACACAGGGTTTTTGTTGCAGGCCAAGGATCTACCAACATTCAAGGACAACGACTTCTTGAATGAGGGTCAGAAGCTGCACGTTGGAGAAGAGAGTAAAAAGAACTTCCTTGAAAAGCTGAAGCGGGACGTGGAGGTAGAGTTTCCCGGGGGGCAGCTTTTACTTTTGTCTCCCGTGGCTGGATCCTCACTGTGGCTTCTGTCACAGGGACTGAAAAGCAAATCATTCCTGGATCAGTCAAGGAAAAATAGTCAGGGTTATGCTGTTGGCAGTGGGCATGTGAGCCTATGTGTCGATTCTCTGAAGTCTAATAAGGGTTTAGCTCTCGCTTCAGCCCTTTCTTAGGGAGATGCTGGCAGGGTAGGACTGAGGATTTCAGATCCCACATGGATGCTGCTCTTCTCACTCATCGCTTTCTCCCAGTTTTTAGCTCAGCTGAAGATTATGGACTACAGCTTGCTGGTTGGGATCCACGACGTTGACcgagcagagcaggaagagatGGAAGTGGAGGATCGGGCAGAGGATGAGGAGTGTGAGAACGATGGTCTCGGAGGCAACCCCATTTCCTCCTATGGCACCCCCCCTGACAGCCCGGGCAACCTCCTCAACTACCCTCGCTTCTTCGGGCCTGGAGAGTTTGATCCTTCTGTCGACGTCTACGCCATGAAAAGCCACGAAAGTGAGTATTGCGGAATGTTGCCCTGAAGAAGGTGtggagggcagaggaggtgtCCCGTGGTCTGGCTGGGCTAAGTGGAGTGGGAGGACTGTCcgcagagagagagagagagagacccCGCCGAGTGTCCCCCCTTCGCTCTGCCGTCCCTTGCTGCGGTTGGTGTGAGGTGGAACCCTAGAAGTGATGCTTGGAGAGTAGTGGCGTGTTCGGAGGGCGCGGGGGCCTCTGGTGTGCTGTTTCCAGTCGTTCTtctctgccctcctgcagcctccagctgcctcgCTTTCTCTGCCAGTTGCATCAAAACAGACCTGCCATGTATTTCttgaggagggggctgcagctgggctttgcTCTCAGCTCAGGGTGTGCTAGCAACTCTCTTGCCTTGCTAGGTGCCCCCAGGAAGGAGGTGTACTTCATGGCCATTATAGACATTCTTACGCCATATGATGCGAAGAAGAAAGCTGCACATGCTGCCAAAACAGTGAAACATGGGGTAAGCAGCGTGCCACCCGCAGGGAGGATGGGCTTTGGggcttctgctttgcctgcatgCATATGTGTGATGTCTCCTGACACTGATTTTTCTACCAGTATGGAAATTCTCCAGTGATCCATGCCCAGGAACAGCTCTTCCCTCACTTACAGTCTCCTCAGACTGTCTTGGAAAGGCTTTCCCTCTGGCTGGTTGGAGATGACTTTAAGAATTTATGTCCCAGTTTGGGAGGTGCTCCGTTTCCCTGCTGTGGCACTAAACAGCCTCACAGAGCAGGAATGGACTGGCTGCAGGGAGACACCCGACCCTGTCCCTTTcctggggccagtcctgttccCTGACAGCAATCCTGAACTTCCCAAAAGGACTTGAAAAGGGTCCAGGTTAGCGAGCGGGACGTGGAGTTTTTGCATGCTCCTTCCAAATCTCCTCTAAACCACGAGGGAACAAAGCCAGTGCTTTGTCTTAGTTGTCTGCAGAAGGTCCAGCTGGAGCTAAAATCGGTTTCCTTGGGGATCTCTCTAGACCTCTCTGGATGTTTTTTCCTAGAAATCACAAGTTGTTACGGGTCTCTGGCTGTGCTGACGTGGTCGCTCCCTGCCatcctccctcctccaccctTTGCAGCGCTGCAGGGTCTGCCCTGCGAGGAGTGTGTTGTgacttctctctcctctctgccttgcaggctggggcagagatCTCCACCGTGAATCCAGAGCAGTACTCTAAACGCTTCAATGAATTTATCTCAAATATCCTGACATAGTCACCTTCAGCCTTCAGCGAGAAACGAAGAGAAGAGGGGCTACTTCCAAACAGAGAATGCAGCCTGTGACACTGAAACAGACACTGTAGCAGCATGtggggtgtgcgtgtgtgtgtgcgtgtgtgtgcgtgcaagGGTGAGTGTGTGGCACTGCGTGACTTCAGAGAAAACTAATCCTAGGTGCACCCTCCAACAGTCCACTTGACCCAGGTGGAAAAGTGGGTTTTTATGTTACAGAAGTGCCCAGACATAGATTTGAgggctttttaaaacaagaaaagtgcATTGTTTCAGCACTGCTCTTTCTAATGacattttctcctctctgatCAAGAGAATCCCATAGGGATATGATATGTGGCACTGTATAGAAGGGGTCGCTCTAGATCACATTCAGTGGGAGTGAAGCAGTGCCTGATTCCACAAACTactactatttttattttttttttattattggaCTGTCTTTACCAGAAAGACATACAAGcccttttatttccctcttgGTAGTAGTTGGAAGGAAAATAGCTCACCATTTCAAGGATGGAAAATATTACTCTGATAAGAAGGAGTCGCTGAACTTTAGGTAAATTCAGACTGGGACACTTTATATTTTTTGGTTAATTTAAGTAACAaaaatttttttgtaactgcACTTGATTTACAAGAAAGACGAGGGAAATGAACATCTACCAAAGATGATCACTTAAAAAGGTGTTAACTCCTAGAACCTAAAAAAAACAGTGTGAGAAGTAGTAGAGGCATTGAACAACCTCAGATAATAATGTGCTCGGACCCATTGTGCTTTAAATTGGCCAGCTATGAAgatttcataaaagaaaaaaaaaaaaaaaaggcattttttatgTAGATTCGGGATAATATTTGACTATCTGGAACGTTTCCCCGTCGCACCTCAGTCAGGAATTGCCGTGTCTCTTAGATTACAGTTTAACATCGCAGTTCTGCCAGTGTTAATCTAGCTAATGTTCAGTCTTCCTTACTTGCCCGATCTGCAACAGGTACTTGAATTTGTTTCCTGACAGAGGTTCTTTGGTtagttggtttcttttttaaatggcaatgTGACTTGCACACGAAGGAATTGGACTCGCTACCAGTGGGGAGTGCTGGGAGCTCTGACTATGGAGCAAGTTCCACTGCTCAAGAGGACTCGGGACTTGAGCTGTGATTTTTACTCTTCTCTGCTCCATACCCCTCTCTTAAGCGACAGTCAAGGAGTGGAAATGTTTGAACACTTGCGCCAGATtattccccgcccccccccaggaATTGGAACCGATTTGCGTGACTGAATAACGTCCTGTTTTGTCTCCAGAATGCTTGTAATATTTTTCACAGCCAAGCTTGTCAGgcttgctttgggttttgttagcTCTGCTGCACAACAGTTACAgatctttcagttctttttttaattattttttttcctttttaagcaGGATTTAGCGTTTTGAACAAACCTTTTGCAGTTGAAACATGTTGCTTATCTGCCTTGAAACTGTTTTCACATATGCCTTTGTTTCGGGAATACGCTGTTTCGAATGTCTGTCCTGTGCTGTAACGCGTGCTACAGTTTGCTGTGTGGAATTTGGTCCTTTTGAGAGATAACTGGTGCTCATCACATCCTGGTAACTTCCCTCGACTAACGCTAGCTCTGGTCTGGATTCAGAATGTGGGCttgagggggtttttttacGTTCATACCCACATTCACGATGTGAATCCCACAGGTCTCAACTTTGAAGGGGACAAAAGGGGGGCTAAAAAGTTTCAGCCCATAAGAGTGCACTGTAAATAGAGTCTTGAAGAAATCAAAAGTTAATATTCGGGGTCATAATGGGATATGAATCTTTTTATTCGTTCGTGGGTCATTCCCTTTGATACGGGACAAATTTCTTCTGCCACTGGCGTCCAGTCCCTATTTTGTGTGATGTGGGGGCTAACACACCGTTGTCTGGGAGGCTGAAGAGTCTCGTGTCTTAAGGTGTGTAGCTGGAAAAGCCACAGAACAAATGCAGCTATGAGAATACGTTAAAAAAGGGAGGACTTAGAGGGTATTGTCAGCTTAGTTTTGTGGGCATTATATTGGTTGCTTTTCTCTTAAACAATAAGCACTTAAGTTTACTAtcaattagaaattaaataccAATCGCTTTTTATTCttgacagttttaaaattctgcattgaATCTGCAACTTTGGCCTGGTAAGTTTGCCATTCTCCTTTTGGGAAACTAGCTTGTACCTTTTAAACTGTTGATCTTTAAATCGTGtatttaaagaagagaaaaggggggggaggagTAAGAGAGAAGGGAATGAGTGAATTGCAGACATCCTGCAATGAGAcactacaaaacaaacaacccaaagaAAGTAGAAGAATGACGCTTGCGTAGCTAGGAGGAACAGTCTGATTCACTGGATTTCATAAACAGGGAcgaaattaaaatgcagttagTTCCTGCAGCGATCTACAGTAAAGCCATGATACTAAGGGCTTACGAGCAGTTAACTAGTTGTGATTTCTTATTCCACTCCAGACAAACTCCTGGGAGAATTAAATTGGCTGTCCCTGGCTCAAGTGATATGATAAGCCCCATAAACTCTATTCACTTTAGCACTTCCCCAATTCTGCCACTTCTGTCAAGTTGCCATACTGTGTGTATTAAAgtaattaaatgcaattttctcACTTAATGATGTATTACCCAGGTATGTAACTTTGTTTAACATAAGCATTTTGTATATTGTTTACATTTTGAGAGGTAGCATTACgttaaaaatgctaattttttgtttctagacagtatttttattaccaGAATAAGTGAAGCTGCaaatatttgatttgtttttaaaagggaCTTTTTCTTTcgtttttgttgttttgatttctttttttttttaatcttgttttaggtcactttttttttttaactcaaaagtatttaaaaggaaaacccagCCCTTTCAATTCTGGTTTTACAACTGCTTTGTGCTAGTTCGTTGTCTGTTTCTGGTGTGAATTTAGTTCTAGTTCGCTGAATGTAGATATTTCTGTCTGTAGCATGTACCCCGCGGAACACTTTACACTGAAGTGCATTTGACTGAAAACCACCCTCCGCTGAAAGAGTTGTAGTAGGTAGGCAGAGCGCTCAGATGCCGGTCAGGGTGCAGGATTTTTCAAGAAATCGCAGTGCAGTTCTTTtgtcagctggaaaagaaaccGTAGCAGTGTCCGAAGGCAGGGTGAGTTTGTGTGAGCAGCCAGCTGCGGGGTCTGTGGTCCTGCCTGTACTGAGggtctctctctttctgttcaCGCACCTGATCTGGCAACATTTTAAGAACTACAGACTGCTTTGAACGTAGAGAACTGACATCTTGCCTGTTGAAATAGCTCCTACAGTGTAAATGAgagtggggagagggaaggcagagtGCAGAGTGACGGTTCAGGTGCTGTTCTGCTCCAATAGTGCAATAAAAAAACACTCGAGAACACGTTGGGTGACCCTTTAGTAGGAACCACGTGTTCTGGAGGTCCCGGGCAGCACCCACCCTGGGTGTCAGCGCTAGGGAGAGGGCCTGGCATTTGCTTTGTGTGAGAACATCAGCAGGAGTTCGCTTCTCACAGCAAGGAGCGGTGGGATCCTTCCCTCTGGTCTCGTACACGCCTCTGCTTGACCTGGTTTTAATTGTAAAATCTGTGATTGTGAAACTTCATCACAGGGAGAACTTCTGGGGTAGTAGGTGACTCCAGATTTCCTGCATAGACGAGGCTGTACTCCCACTTCTGAGAATCCTAGCTTTGAATTGGATTATCGTAATCAGCAAGAACACTAAAACATTTCaatctttatttccttttctgggCGGAAACTCTTGCTTTCCCCTCTGGAGTGCTGCCACGGCTCCCTTCAGCGGGGACATCAGCTGGGGACTGGCCTCTTGGCCCAGGAAGGCACCAGGCGAGGTTGTGTTGTAGTTACGAGCTGTTGTTTGGCAGGAGTTGTGGCTTAGCCTTGACGGACGAACGCCCCCAGTCCTGTGACTACTATGCAGTCTTTATAGATGCCTCCCTTCAAGCTGCACAGAGGTCGGAGTGTTTAACCTCCAGGTGGTACGGACCTTGCAGAAGTCAGTGCGCATCCTAAACTTGGTTTGCAACACCGCGTAACCGATCTGAGACAGATCATCCTTACAATAgctccaaaaaaataaaaacagccaTCCTCTCCCCCGTCCGTGTCTTAACGCCCCATTTCAGGTTTGCCTGTCAACTTCCCCTACTTCTGCAGAGCCGTTCTCCAGTATCCGTATTAGCCACTACCGATTGTCCTTGCTCTTTGAAATTAGTATCTCGTGTAATAGTGATGGCAAAGCTCGGGGAACGCAGCTGCTGGTCGTTATTTTTAGTGGTTTCTGGTTTTACCACTCAAAAAGTTGTGCTGGTCTTTTGTTCAGCTGCACAACGCTGAAAGCAGCTGGATTGAGTCGTGTCAAGTGAGCGTATTACACAGGTCACAAGGGTGGGCAGGGCTAATCAGTGcaactgaaaaatgtgaataaattaatctaaaactaaggagagaaaaaaaaaaaagcattctaggttttttcactgctgttttttaaataggaatttTAAGTCCTCTGTGCTTGTCTGTTTGCTAGGAGCAGTTTGAGACACTGttactgttttgaaatgcaTGCATGTTACAAGATGAGTCTCcaaccagagaaaaataaaattaaaactttgtgTACATCTGTTCCTTACTGCTGTCCTCTATAAAGCGTCCTAATGATCAACCGTTACTCCGTGACATGCGTGGTCGTTTTAAATCCTAGATAAACCACAGCTGGGAAAGTCTTTTTATATGTGCCTgtgaaatggggggggggggttgtcaGTCAGAACTGATTTTACCGAGTCCTGGATATTAAGAACCAATTAAGATTTGATGGGAAAAGCTAATAGTGCCATACCGCCTGGAGacgctgctgcctccctggggcgCAGCTGAAGCTCGGTCACACGTACACGTGTACTGAGGGAGATTAGTGTAGGTGGCTCAGAGAGAAAGGTAAGCCCTGCTACCGGGTAAACCCCTGTAAAATCCAAGCTCCTGACAGCTTTAGAGATGAGAACTTAATCCTCGCGTTCAGACgccaagaaaaggaaagttcaCTACAATGgtgagttttatttaaaaaagttCCAAGCAGACTGGGATGTGAAAGACACGGGGAGATGTGCTGGGCTAGTCCATGCGAGCTTTCAGGGTCCTGGTGGTGATCTTGTCTTTCTCACTAgaggggggaaagagagaagacTGTTAGTAAAGCCGCATTTAATACCTCTATAGAGATTGTCCCTTCATTAGGAAGGTGCTAATTAGGTGGTTTGCTAGTGCAGGCAGGATAGTTTGAACTTGAAGGCAGCCGTGCCAACAGAATAAATCCCACCCTCCTGCCGCTTTGCCCCCGGGGAGCCCCAGCAGGTCCAGtaagcagcagtgcctgggacGCTGTAGGGAAACGGCACCATGAGGAAAATAAGCTGCTTCCAAACCGGGTCGGATTGCAGAGTCAGGATGTTAATGTTGCATCCAGCTGCGGCAAAGAGCATCCTCTCGGCCAGCGCTACCGTTGTGTGAGGAGTCACGCTCCTGAATAGATGGGAATGCAGCCAGGGAATCCCTGTGCAGCAAGAGTCTAACTCAAGGATTCATTTCCCATGGCTCCTGCAGTTCTAGCAACAGCCACAAACTGCAACgcagagcagccaggagaaATAACACGCTGAGAATGGACAAAACAT
This region includes:
- the PIP4K2B gene encoding phosphatidylinositol 5-phosphate 4-kinase type-2 beta isoform X3, encoding MLMPDDFKAYSKIKVDNHLFNKENLPSRFKFKEYCPLVFRNLRERFGIDDQDYQNSVTRSAPVNSDSQGRCGARFLTTYDRRFVIKAVSSEDVAEMHNILKKYHQFIVECHGNTLLPQFLGMYRLTVDGVETYMVVTRNVFSHRLTVHRKYDLKGSTVSREASDKEKAKDLPTFKDNDFLNEGQKLHVGEESKKNFLEKLKRDVEFLAQLKIMDYSLLVGIHDVDRAEQEEMEVEDRAEDEECENDGLGGNPISSYGTPPDSPGNLLNYPRFFGPGEFDPSVDVYAMKSHESAPRKEVYFMAIIDILTPYDAKKKAAHAAKTVKHGAGAEISTVNPEQYSKRFNEFISNILT
- the PIP4K2B gene encoding phosphatidylinositol 5-phosphate 4-kinase type-2 beta isoform X2; amino-acid sequence: MGYIASKTAAGINELSNVPVPVMLMPDDFKAYSKIKVDNHLFNKENLPSRFKFKEYCPLVFRNLRERFGIDDQDYQNSVTRSAPVNSDSQGRCGARFLTTYDRRFVIKAVSSEDVAEMHNILKKYHQFIVECHGNTLLPQFLGMYRLTVDGVETYMVVTRNVFSHRLTVHRKYDLKGSTVSREASDKEKAKDLPTFKDNDFLNEGQKLHVGEESKKNFLEKLKRDVEFLAQLKIMDYSLLVGIHDVDRAEQEEMEVEDRAEDEECENDGLGGNPISSYGTPPDSPGNLLNYPRFFGPGEFDPSVDVYAMKSHESAPRKEVYFMAIIDILTPYDAKKKAAHAAKTVKHGAGAEISTVNPEQYSKRFNEFISNILT